A window from Drosophila kikkawai strain 14028-0561.14 chromosome 2L, DkikHiC1v2, whole genome shotgun sequence encodes these proteins:
- the Ncoa6 gene encoding putative mediator of RNA polymerase II transcription subunit 26, which produces MPLKQQLEPSLVRILVSLPWDAAQRLRQLAAEGNPELRALNIQSVQFEGDSVITLKVGGQDIKITKDNVNETLEAAGSSSGNKSSLVALAPGFDGPSTSKAASAYMQQQQQQQRIVQLPQNVSSDAISLQQRRAALQKMPPQQQQQLQLQQQQQVPGPQQTPPVFKSPNTVCPMEGKVPLLLPSPSGTAGVPRDFPFESMRQARVLQGREAGGLGPPPPPNVTLKVLKNPPQTSQNGELTPTTPTTTTVATTPPGSKSQFIQPPPPPYPGLGVATVAAASTTAASGSSSIAIAGASAKPAIVPVSSPLPHHPHPHQHQLAHTQQPHQHQPHPLPTATSTGSNNIAISSPLLVNLLQNDGNAMSNPNQLKSPQQQQSPLIGMSPSGAQLMNSPMRSSGPATPSDFLMGDVLSPVVPSSPTTPQGASATPCPPPVVMRSMQQQQQQQAMLSPSGNGNHLYTQQQQQAPPPHRFQQQQQQMSPQAVALRQQQLQRQQQLRFMPPQQQQQQQQFQPAPDCFNNMGMSPLQQQQQQLRQQQQQLRPGGLPLAPPPPHPQQQQQRLMSLQMPQASPQQQQFMSGASPLGPALSPASSHHSMHSPLMAQQQQQPQMMSPAPAPGSNASSELTAHHVPAAPPPDYNQAAANSRWPLAGINKPMDSATKSSFQEFTRYQMQYNLQQQQQQVNLPGQQQQQQQQQQLQQQQPQAQQQLPPPTLPTQQLQGQQQQQATSQAQGQVDSLISLSVLDALTTNDLDALLPTLNCDLDSTLSLEDKNELESLLQDAKDLDLDLIEDNLSAVGMDVGEALSTLQEAPMEQQQQQQQQQQQMLQMPFQQQQQPQMQQQMIMQQQRQQLQIPAQLQQRQNQQQMQRHLQLQQQQQQQQLQMVQRQQQQQLQHQQRPPQKQFIINPHTGDMEPMASDDSDTEAEQETSQMPFRTSGGLGNFNFNPANDMLLPNNLFSEEDSNSAQQLPMAINSDQERSRDSLASNKSAASGRARKTPVSKANHSNLIAGENSPRSSNSSPLIGLNSPQSVSGGNAVIAVGAPNKKAKPNLLREKLQQGVKERKAKDPATPKPKRERAKGNAKTKAAEEKIKLRLKLDKVETGAVAAAGAGYEGQIIVNQQQQLPLVANNHMQQLPLQTQLLTLQTQQQQQQQLTQQTQMQQQQQLQQPATQIQQQQQPLQQPQQHHPVYANFQQQQQQAQPVPGLNEPRVPPLQIRLRGKNHVVVKNTRKDRKKGGQNQEGTINDERQLKRSFSEQPPQQLLLDGGDKQAKLTPPPHVNGLPILIQKTTATPAMPLQTGAATTTKTTTIVAGKNGLTISAIVEAAHKAQAQAQAQAQAQAQAQQSLSDPQLIVGSTNTGTTPTTTTTLQQQQLSKIATSLPSSITLSAINSNNNNNNANSGNNNNNRLMTMKNPIKTAATITPIVGGKPMTKNHKPPPYITAVQQLQLQKQQQQQQQQQQQQQQQQQQQQQQQQQQRQLAAAVTMLPSATTLKRVEITKVTTPQVTGEQAPSIVSAQAAVATATLAPTTTSTTPTTQLICDRKLPVVMPNMTAVNSAAVVVVATSASAPVSAAASLSTSSTSASIITTSTSSPAALPNTLRNSPASNGSGTPGHGNNGGGEDSGIESMDALSEKSPHQLSSSSPIQVSKAGTLVQQQQQPQSQGSTPTTAMTVTTSVMAPSSTTVSVASTAVGAPGGVVSLQQQQKQQADDEIEKALAKMEGDFPDDLEDIVSSMIKETSECASASSGSVFLNSLENSLPAATTLATVTTSSVAATTITKTSSLGSVKLNGEHHILEHDDLIKKLTESKQPGVKTTEVKVKLEEMPPLLTIKKEQANKPVLKVEPKVEEPKAGELKQEEKLQERPQANEANASSLQPISIEIPAQVDGETPRIRTRASSRLESPLDAPKASPEPTAAIATAAASTPSTVKSLSRASSSTASPRVLTPTPNHNNNNNNNKRRRQESECGSSNDASDLGDSNMKRPRVSSGSSVTVSTNNVGEADTTAASGLPKKMEIESSDSDEPLIEVAGKVRNSKQAQVEAGDAAAAAVEKHVTRRNAQQQQQHQQQHKTPNNLALNATAPPPGTPRTGKAQAPSGNPTAANSNHNANSSPSVPISVAPTTTPGGAVVVTSQNNSIGGGSTSVVHATRGATAAAASSTTTTNPASNNNVNSATSPTDEKIGTRRSVRASAAANKIIYSRSNAAAAAAAAAAAAEPKGTPGKAGANANAGSIESVAEARRKTRSAVIGESMLIEGRRRRTSRDYK; this is translated from the exons ATGCCACTTAAACAG CAGCTTGAACCGTCACTGGTGCGGATATTGGTGTCGCTCCCCTGGGATGCAGCGCAACGGCTGCGCCAACTGGCCGCCGAGGGCAATCCCGAGCTGCGCGCCCTCAACATTCAGTCCGTGCAGTTCGAGGGCGATTCTGTGATAACTTTGAAAGTTGGAGGACAAGATATTAAGATAACCAAGG ATAATGTAAACGAGACACTTGAGGCGGCTGGCTCGTCTTCCGGCAACAAGAGTAGTCTGGTGGCTCTGGCCCCGGGTTTCGATGGCCCCAGCACCAGCAAGGCGGCCTCCGCCTAcatgcaacaacagcagcagcagcagcggattGTGCAACTGCCGCAGAATGTTTCCAGCGATGCAATCTCACTCCAGCAAAGGAGAGCGGCTCTGCAGAAGATGCctccacaacaacagcagcagctccagcttcagcagcagcagcaggttcCGGGACCTCAGCAAACGCCGCCGGTGTTCAAGTCCCCCAATACGGTGTGCCCGATGGAGGGCAaggtgccgctgctgctgccctcgCCCTCTGGAACGGCGGGAGTGCCGCGAGACTTTCCCTTCGAGAGCATGCGGCAGGCGCGAGTGCTGCAAGGTCGGGAGGCGGGCGGCCTGGgtccgccaccgccgcccaaCGTGACGCTGAAGGTGCTGAAGAATCCACCGCAGACGTCACAGAATGGCGAATTAACACCCACGACGCCAACGACAACGACGGTGGCGACGACGCCGCCCGGCAGCAAATCTCAGTTCATCcagccaccaccgccgccataTCCGGGATTGGGAGTTGCCACGGTGGCCGCTGCTAGTACCACAGCTGCCAGCGGTAGTTCATCTATTGCCATAGCGGGCGCAAGTGCCAAGCCTGCGATTGTTCCCGTCTCCAGCCCGCTGCCCCATCATCCCCATCCGCATCAGCATCAACTTGCGCATACGCAGCAACCCCATCAGCATCAGCCGCATCCGCTGCCCACGGCCACGTCGACGGGCAGCAATAACATTGCCATatcgtcgccgctgctggtgAATCTTCTGCAGAACGACGGCAATGCCATGTCGAATCCGAACCAGCTCAAGtctccgcagcagcagcagtcgccgcTGATCGGCATGAGTCCGAGTGGAGCGCAGTTGATGAACTCTCCGATGCGCTCTTCTGGTCCGGCGACCCCAAGCGATTTCCTCATGGGCGATGTGCTGAGTCCGGTGGTGCCTTCCTCCCCAACAACGCCTCAAGGGGCGTCGGCTACTCCTTGCCCGCCGCCCGTTGTGATGCGGAgtatgcagcagcagcaacaacagcaggcTATGCTCAGTCCCAGCGGCAATGGCAATCATTTGTAtactcagcagcagcagcaggcacctCCCCCGCACCGTtttcagcagcaacagcagcaaatgTCTCCGCAGGCTGTGGCCCTGCGTCAGCAACaactacagcggcagcagcagctgcgatttatgccgccgcagcagcaacagcagcagcagcagtttcaGCCTGCACCTG ATTGCTTCAACAACATGGGCATGAGTCCcttgcaacaacagcagcaacagctgagacagcagcagcagcaactaagACCTGGCGGACTGCCTTTGGCCCCACCGCCACCTCATcctcaacagcagcagcagcgcctgATGAGCCTGCAAATGCCGCAGGCTTcaccgcagcagcaacagttcaTGAGTGGAGCATCGCCCCTGGGACCTGCACTCTCGCCCGCCTCCAGTCACCATTCGATGCACAGTCCGCTAatggcacagcagcagcagcaaccgcaAATGATGTCGCCTGCCCCTGCGCCTGGATCCAATGCGTCCAGCGAGCTTACCGCTCACCATGTACCTGCAGCGCCACCGCCAGACTACAACCAGGCGGCAGCCAACTCGCGCTGGCCCCTCGCCGGTATCAATAAGCCCATGGACTCGGCCACCAAGAGCAGTTTCCAGGAGTTCACGCGCTACCAGATGCAGTACaatctccagcagcagcagcagcaagtcaACCTGCCTggtcaacaacaacaacaacaacagcagcagcagctgcagcagcaacagccacagGCGCAACAACAATTGCCGCCTCCAACGCTGCCGACGCAGCAACTGCAgggacagcaacagcaacaggctACGAGCCAGGCTCAGGGTCAGGTGGACTCCCTAATATCGCTGTCCGTACTGGATGCCCTGACCACCAACGACCTGGATGCCCTGCTGCCTACTCTTAACTGTGATCTGGATTCGACGCTCAGTCTTGAAGATAAAAACGAGCTGGAATCGCTGCTGCAGGATGCCAAGGATCTGGACCTGGATCTGATCGAGGACAATTTATCGGCGGTGGGGATGGATGTGGGTGAAGCTCTGAGCACGCTGCAAGAGGCGCCcatggaacaacaacaacagcagcagcagcaacagcaacaaatgcTGCAAATGCCtttccaacagcagcagcaaccacaaaTGCAGCAACAAATGATAATGCAACAGCAGAGACAGCAATTGCAAATTCCTGCTCAGTTGCAGCAACGCCAGAACCAGCAGCAAATGCAGCGACATCTGCAActacaacagcagcagcagcaacaacagctgcAAATGGTTCAAcgccaacaacagcagcagttgcaaCACCAGCAAAGGCCTCCCCAAAAGCAATTCATCATTAATCCCCACACCGGCGACATGGAACCCATGGCCAGCGATGACAGCGACACCGAGGCGGAACAGGAAACCTCGCAGATGCCATTCCGCACCAGCGGTGGCCTGGGCAACTTCAACTTCAATCCGGCCAATGACATGCTCTTGCCCAACAATCTCTTCTCCGAAGAGGACTCGAATTCGGCACAGCAGCTGCCTATGGCCATCAACAGTGACCAGGAGAGATCCCGCGACTCTTTGGCGTCTAACAAATCGGCAGCCTCAGGCAGGGCCAGGAAGACACCCGTGTCGAAGGCGAACCACAGCAACTTGATTGCTGGAGAGAATTCACCACGTTCCAGCAACAGTTCTCCGCTGATTGGCTTGAACTCACCCCAATCAGTGAGTGGCGGCAATGCAGTAATTGCTGTTGGAGCGCCCAATAAGAAGGCCAAGCCGAATCTGCTAAGAGAGAAGCTACAGCAGGGTGTCAAGGAGCGTAAGGCCAAGGATCCTGCCACGCCCAAGCCGAAAAGAGAGCGAGCGAAAGGCAATGCCAAGACAAAGGCGGCGGAGGAGAAGATCAAGCTGCGGCTGAAGCTGGACAAGGTGGAGACGGgggcagtagcagcagctggagcaggTTACGAGGGACAGATTATAGtgaaccagcagcagcagttgcccCTGGTGGCCAACAATCACATGCAACAGTTGCCACTGCAGACGCAGCTGCTCACGTTGcagacacagcagcagcagcagcagcaactgacACAGCAAACtcagatgcagcagcagcaacaactgcagcagccAGCAACTCAGatacagcaacaacagcagccgctccagcagccacagcaacaTCATCCTGTCTACGCCAACttccaacaacagcagcagcaagcccAGCCTGTCCCAGGTCTAAACGAGCCTCGTGTCCCTCCCCTGCAGATCCGTTTGCGTGGCAAGAACCATGTGGTGGTGAAGAACACCCGCAAGGATCGCAAGAAGGGCGGACAGAACCAGGAGGGAACCATCAATGATGAACGTCAGCTGAAACGTAGCTTTAGCGAgcaaccgccgcagcagctaCTTTTAGATGGCGGAGACAAGCAGGCCAAGCTCACGCCTCCGCCTCATGTCAATGGATTGCCTATACTGATTCAGAAGACGACGGCTACACCAGCGATGCCCCTGCAGACTGGAGCAGCTACCACCACCAAGACCACCACAATTGTGGCGGGCAAAAATGGGCTGACAATCAGTGCTATTGTGGAGGCGGCACACAAGGCGCAGGCTCAGGCTCAAGCCCAGGCTCAGGCTCAAGCCCAGGCCCAGCAATCGCTCAGCGATCCTCAGCTCATTGTGGGCTCCACCAATACGGGAACCACGCCGACGACGACCACTaccctgcagcagcagcagctaagcAAGATAGCCACCTCCTTGCCCAGCAGCATCACCCTGAGTGccatcaacagcaacaacaataacaataatgccaacagcggcaacaacaacaataatcgGCTAATGACAATGAAGAATCCAATCAAGACTGCGGCCACCATTACACCCATTGTGGGTGGCAAGCCGATGACAAAAAACCATAAGCCGCCGCCATACATCACAGCcgtgcagcagctgcagctacagaagcaacagcagcagcagcaacaacagcagcaacagcagcagcaacaacagcagcagcaacaacagcagcagcaacagcagcgacAACTGGCGGCGGCCGTAACCATGTTGCCCAGTGCGACGACCCTAAAGCGTGTGGAGATCACCAAGGTCACGACGCCGCAGGTCACAGGCGAGCAGGCTCCGAGCATAGTCTCAGCTCAGGCAGCAGTGGCAACGGCAACACTAGCTCCAACGACGACCAGCACCACGCCAACGACTCAGCTGATCTGTGATAGAAAGTTGCCAGTGGTTATGCCGAACATGACCGCGGTCAACAGTGCTgcagtggtggtggtggccaccTCCGCCTCGGCGCccgtctctgctgctgcttcactCTCAACCTCCTCCACATCAGCGTCCATTATAACCACCTCTACCTCCTCGCCAGCAGCGCTACCCAACACTCTGAGGAACTCGCCAGCCAGCAATGGCAGCGGAACACCCGGTCATGGCAACAATGGTGGCGGCGAGGATAGCGGCATTGAGTCAATGGATGCTTTGTCCGAGAAGAGTCCCCATCAGCTCTCCTCCAGCAGTCCCATTCAGGTGAGCAAGGCGGGAACCttggtgcagcagcagcagcagccacaatcACAGGGAAGCACACCTACGACGGCCATGACGGTGACAACGTCAGTGATGGCGCCCAGCTCGACGACGGTATCAGTAGCCTCTACAGCAGTTGGAGCTCCTGGAGGAGTGGTTtccctgcagcagcaacaaaaacagcaagcAGACGATGAGATTGAAAAGGCACTGGCCAAGATGGAGGGTGATTTTCCCGATGATCTCGAGGACATAGTGTCGTCGATGATAAAGGAGACCAGTGAATGTGCCAGCGCCTCCAGTGGGTCGGTCTTCCTCAACAGCCTGGAGAACTCGCTACCAGCAGCGACGACACTGGCCACTGTAACCACGTCGTCAGTGGCAGCCACAACAATCACAAAGACAAGTAGCTTAGGCAGCGTCAAGTTGAATGGCGAACACCATATACTCGAACACGATGATCTCATCAAGAAGCTCACAGAGAGCAAGCAGCCGGGGGTCAAGACCACTGAAGTGAaggtgaagctggaggagatgcCACCACTATTGACCATCAAGAAGGAACAAGCAAATAAGCCAGTGCTCAAGGTGGAACCCAAAGTGGAGGAGCCAAAAGCAGGAGAGCTCAAGCAGGAGGAGAAGCTGCAGGAAAGGCCGCAAGCCAACGAAGCCAATGCCTCTTCACTGCAACCCATTTCTATAGAGATACCTGCCCAGGTGGATGGGGAAACGCCGAGGATTAGAACGCGAGCCAGTAGTCGTTTGGAGAGTCCCTTGGATGCGCCGAAAGCTAGTCCTGAACCCACCGCAGCCATTGCTACAGCCGCAGCCAGCACACCCAGCACTGTCAAGAGCTTATCCcgcgcctcctcctccaccgccaGCCCAAGGGTTTTAACGCCCACACCTaatcacaacaacaacaacaacaataacaagcgGCGCAGGCAGGAGTCTGAGTGTGGCAGCAGCAACGATGCCTCCGACTTGGGCGATAGCAACATGAAGCGACCTCGAGTTAGTAGTGGCAGCAGTGTCACCGTGTCTACAAACAATGTGGGAGAAGCTGACACCACTGCTGCAAGTGGTTTGCCCAAGAAGATGGAGATTGAGTCATCCGATTCGGATGAACCACTGATCGAGGTGGCCGGCAAGGTGCGCAACTCCAAGCAGGCCCAGGTGGAGGCAGgcgatgcagcagcagcggcagtagAGAAGCACGTGACGCGACGCaatgcccagcagcagcagcaacatcagcagcagcaca AAACCCCCAACAACTTGGCTTTAAATGCCACCGCTCCGCCACCGGGTACACCCAGAACAGGCAAGGCTCAAGCCCCTAGTGGTAATCCCACTGCCGCCAACAGCAATCACAATGCGAACAGCAGTCCTAGTGTGCCCATTTCTGTAGCCCCCACAACAACGCCTGGCGGAGCTGTGGTGGTCACCAGCCAAAACAACAGCATTGGCGGAGGCAGTACCAGCGTAGTGCACGCCACCCGAGGAGCCACAGCTGCAGcggccagcagcaccaccaccacgaaCCCAGCCTCCAACAACAATGTAAACTCTGCCACCTCGCCGACGGACGAGAAGATTGGCACGCGGCGTAGTGTGCGTGCCAGTGCAGCGGCCAATAAGATCATTTACAGTCGTAgcaatgcagcagcagctgctgcagcagccgcGGCGGCAGCCGAGCCAAAAGGCACACCAGGCAAGGCAGGAGCGAATGCCAATGCTGGGAGTATAGAGAGCGTGGCCGAGGCCAGGCGGAAGACGCGCAGTGCAG TCATTGGCGAGTCCATGTTGATCGAGGGACGTCGAAGAAGAACGTCGCGTGACTACAAGTGA
- the LOC108081457 gene encoding carbohydrate sulfotransferase 11, whose amino-acid sequence MLIRLRYGRRLQTYLKIGACVLVGLCYFAFLFRESLNAYEHRERATAAELEADAEPSKQQLKLKRQQLQRQRLLIKQQGKGFAGNSSSSSVPSAPPPPSLPVSTLNPVYEYSEELHSRTERELQRRSEHLAAVCERYKLQEKYPPNPWEFFVSPGHNNLVWCNVFKAASSTWMYYFNILAGYDVKYLQRTETQPLELARKRFPRPELAELMELLPSALSFLFVRDPFERILSAYRNKLEGNKNTFYKALGTKIVHRYRNRQLGGPWPRCGPTFEEFVRFLIAEHAAGKRFDEHWAPVYSFCTPCSVNFTIIGKTETFQRDSEFIIRQAGLESLLLGLGKLPQRKQRKIGNQARSGVKSEVLVERYFADLDRSTLDQLLKIYRIDFELFDYDYRKYYDMVHPWSQEQTTAAAAVMAVQASTTTATMSSASVSVSAGNVGDVNQVT is encoded by the exons ATGCTCATCCGCCTGCGCTATGGAAGACGACTGCAGACCTATCTTAAGATAGGTGCCTGTGTCCTGGTGGGTCTCTGCTATTTTGCCTTTCTCTTCCGCGAATCCCTCAATGCCTACGAGCATCGGGAACGGGCCACCGCTGCCGAATTGGAGGCGGACGCGGAGCCCTCAAAGCAACAGCTCAAGCTTAAACGACAGCAGCTGCAGCGTCAGAGATTGCTCATCAAGCAGCAGGGCAAGGGTTTCGCCGGCAACTCAAGTTCCAGCTCAGTGCCTTCGGCACCTCCACCGCCGTCGCTGCCTGTGAGCACTCTGAATCCCGTCTACGAGTACTCCGAGGAGCTGCACAGTCGCACTGAGCGGGAGTTGCAGCGGAGAAGCGAACACCTGGCCGCCGTCTGCGAACGCTATAAGTTGCAGGAAAAGTACCCACCGAATCCCTGGGAATTCTTCGTCTCACCGGGCCATAACAATCTTGTTTG gtgCAATGTCTTCAAGGCAGCCAGCAGCACGTGGATGTATTACTTTAATATACTTG CTGGCTACGATGTGAAGTATCTGCAGCGCACAGAGACACAGCCCCTGGAGCTGGCGCGAAAGCGTTTCCCTCGGCCGGAGCTCGCTGAGCTAATGGAACTCCTGCCCAGTGCATTATCCTTTCTCTTTGTGCGCGATCCCTTCGAGCGGATACTGAGCGCCTATCGCAACAAACTGGAGGGCAACAAGAACACCTTCTATAAGGCCCTGGGCACCAAGATTGTGCATCGCTATAGAAATCGCCAGCTGGGCGGACCTTGGCCCAGATGTGGACCCACCTTTGAGGAGTTTGTGCGCTTCCTGATCGCTGAACATGCAGCGGGCAAGAGATTCGACGAGCACTGGGCTCCTGTGTACAGCTTCTGTACGCCCTGCAGCGTCAACTTCACCATCATAGGCAAGACGGAGACATTTCAGCGCGATTCGGAGTTTATTATTCGACAGGCGGGATTGGAATCGCTGCTGCTGGGTTTGGGTAAGTTGCCTCAGAGGAAGCAGCGCAAGATTGGCAACCAGGCGCGCAGTGGCGTTAAATCGGAGGTCCTGGTCGAGCGCTATTTCGCCGATCTCGATCGCTCAACGTTGGACCAATTGCTCAAGATATATCGCATCGACTTCGAGCTGTTTGACTATGATTACCGCAAGTACTATGACATGGTGCATCCCTGGAGTCAGGAGCAGAccacggcggcggcagctgtgATGGCTGTCCAGGCTTCAACCACAACGGCCACCATGTCCTCGGCCTCGGTCTCCGTTTCGGCGGGCAATGTAGGGGATGTCAACCAAGTGACGTAG
- the vri gene encoding GATA zinc finger domain-containing protein 11: protein MSIVCTLEQKVNFFKAAATTKNLLILKNSTDTNYQDNTNSNSNNKQIQLPRVQQHHSNNSGSNLHQQHQQHLQQTLAQLQHISQQKLNAGDFSPYGPRPHTGGKEESLLLLAPPAKLYPEAAVATAMPEVLSATPTNSHNKAIASASIAMMNNVRLTNISPTLSMNGSSNEATNLHPLSMYGGSISPQSNDSGMSDSMGKFAPRNGYDDNMMGKSQNGNGPQSAMTAAQKELFSQRKQREFTPDNKKDESYWDRRRRNNEAAKRSREKRRYNDMVLEQRVIELTKENHVLKAQLDAIRDKFNISGENLVSVEKILASLPTSEQVLSNTKRAKISSSGGSSSGSSPSNSGSGGGSSPGGHSHSGYPVGPPLSPLIYGPNANARQEATVKSVHHIQHAGAPLQVPPTPPHMQTLIVPTPQPQQHLYQPQIPQQQHQLPPHQPQHPQQQQSQQQQEPSPSAGSSSPAVSDPHNRPPTSTIANLQVQLQQALNRNVRPEDLDSLRKAVAAGALYNAAAVVGAAAAAPPPPPPAGLYVPTPSAYKDHLEAAAAGSPWSHSVEAAVSSSAVDAVSSSSVAGSAASVLNLSRRACSPSYEHMLSSTTSSSALSSASSSGAVSGDDEQEHEPAHLAPLQLQRSSSQQGSDANNCLPLKLRHKSHLGDKDAAATALLSLQHIKQEPNCNRASPPAWNDGGDNSSDERDSGISIASAEWTAQLQRKLLAPKEATNVVSSAERDQMLKSQLERLESEVASIKMILAE, encoded by the exons TTCCCCGCGTCCAGCAGCatcacagcaacaacagcggtAGCAACCTgcaccagcaacaccagcaacactTGCAGCAGACACTCGCCCAGTTGCAGCACATCAGCCAGCAGAAGCTAAACGCCGGTGACTTTAGTCCTTACGGACCACGCCCTCATACCGGAGGCAAGGAGGAGTCGCTTCTGTTGCTGGCACCGCCAGCCAAGCTTTATCCGGAGGCAGCAGTGGCAACAGCAATGCCCGAGGTGCTCAGCGCCACGCCCACTAATAGCCACAACAAAGCCATCGCCAGCGCCTCGATCGCCATGATGAACAATGTCCGCTTAACCAACATCTCGCCGACGCTGTCGATGAACGGCAGCTCCAACGAGGCCACTAATT TGCATCCCCTGTCCATGTACGGAGGTTCCATTAGTCCGCAGTCCAATGACAGCGGCATGTCCGACAGCATGGGCAAGTTTGCCCCCAGGAACGGCTACGACGACAACATGATGGGCAAATCACAGAACGGCAATGGACCCCAGTCGGCCATGACAGCCGCCCAAAAAGAGCTCTTCTCACAGCGGAAGCAGCGCGAATTCACACCTGATAACAAAAAGGACGAGAGCTACTGGGATCGGCGGAGACGCAACAATGAGGCGGCCAAGCGAAGCCGAGAGAAGCGACGCTACAACGACATGGTCCTCGAGCAGCGCGTCATCGAGCTGACCAAGGAGAACCATGTGCTGAAGGCCCAACTGGATGCCATTCGCGACAAATTCAACATCTCTGGCGAAAACCTGGTCAGCGTGGAGAAGATCCTGGCCTCGTTGCCCACCAGCGAGCAGGTGCTAAGCAACACCAAGCGCGCCAAGATTAGCAGCAGCGGTGGTTCCTCCTCGGGATCCTCGCCCTCAAACAgtggctccggtggtggctcATCTCCGGGTGGCCACAGTCATAGTGGTTACCCCGTGGGACCGCCACTCTCTCCGCTGATCTATGGACCCAACGCCAATGCCCGGCAGGAGGCTACAGTGAAGAGTGTGCATCACATACAGCATGCGGGTGCCCCGCTTCAGGTGCCTCCAACACCACCGCACATGCAGACCTTAATTGTGCCCACGCCCCAGCCCCAGCAGCATCTCTACCAGCCACAGAtcccgcaacagcagcatcagctcCCTCCTCACCAGCCACAGCAcccgcagcaacagcagtcgcagcagcaacaggagccCAGTCCAAGTGCTGGGTCAAGTTCGCCAGCCGTCTCCGATCCGCACAACCGTCCGCCCACCAGCACCATCGCCAATCTCCAGGTGCAGCTCCAGCAGGCGCTGAACAGGAATGTGCGACCCGAGGATTTGGATAGTCTGCGCAAAGCGGTGGCCGCCGGAGCCCTCTACAATGCGGCGGCTGTTGTGGGAgccgcagctgctgctcctccaccgccaccacccGCTGGATTATATGTCCCAACGCCCAGCGCCTACAAGGATCACctggaggcggcggcagctggCTCCCCCTGGAGTCACAGCGTCGAGGCTGCCGTGAGCAGCAGTGCCGTGGATGCGGTCAGCAGCTCATCGGTGGCCGGCAGTGCGGCCAGCGTGCTGAATCTATCACGGCGGGCGTGCTCACCCAGCTACGAGCACATGCTCTCCTcgaccacctcctcctccgcccTATCCTCCGCCTCCTCTTCGGGTGCCGTCTCGGGAGACGATGAGCAGGAGCACGAACCAGCGCACTTGGCTCCTCTGCAGCTCCAAAGGAGCAGTTCCCAGCAGGGCAGCGATGCCAACAACTGCTTGCCGCTGAAGCTACGCCACAAATCCCATCTGGGAGACAAGGATGCGGCGGCCACGGCTCTGCTCTCGCTGCAGCACATCAAGCAGGAGCCCAACTGCAACAGGGCATCACCGCCGGCTTGGAACGATGGCGGTGACAACTCCAGCGATGAACGCGATTCTGGGATCTCTATTGCCAGTGCCGAGTGGACGGCGCAGCTGCAACGCAAGCTGCTGGCCCCCAAGGAAGCCACCAATGTGGTGTCCAGTGCCGAGCGCGATCAGATGCTCAAGTCGCAGCTGGAGCGCCTGGAGTCCGAGGTGGCCAGCATCAAGATGATACTGGCAGAGTAA